The window TGGGAACGCTCCGCGGCCGCCGCGCGCCGCGCCGTGTACCTGTCGATCCCTATCGTGCACTATCCGCAGGGCGAGATCGAGGGCAACGAGCACGAGCACCACGTGGTCGACGACTGGGACCACGACAAGGTGCGCGCCGCGTTCACCGGCATCGGCGAGTTCTGGACGGGTACCGAGGTGGGGGTCTACGAGCGTCGGACCGGCTGAATTCCGGCTCGGGCGAGCGGCCCGACCGACTCAGCGCCGGTCGAGGCGGTCGTTGATGGTGGTGAGGGCGCGGCGCAGACCCGCGACTTCGGCGACGTCGTAGAACGCGTTGGTGAAGCTGCCGCCACCCAGCATCTCCGCACCGGTGTTGTCGGGAGTGACGCCGAAGAAACCACCACGGCGACCCTTCCACCACGGCTGGTCGTCACTTCCCCGGGTTTGCAGCAACACGGTGAGGTGCGAGCCGTCGGCGGTGCCCGAGACGGTGAGCGGCGCGTACCGGAGCGGGATCTCGGTGGTGGCGCCGCCGCTCACGATGGAAGCGGTGTCGGTGGACAGGCCGTAGACGGTGGCGCGCGCACGCCGCGCCTTGAACACGAAGCGGCCCGCGACCGCCCACAGGGCGACGCCCGTGATCACGGCTCCGACGACCCGGAAGAACCACGGCGCCCCACTGCTGATCGCCTGGTACAGCCAGAACGCGGTGAAACCCAGCATGAGGACGCTGGTCGGGATCATCACCCGGTCCACCCTGGTGAACCGCTTCCGCGCGTCGGGGCGACCGGCCCAGAGCAGCGTCTCGCCGACGGGAAGGTGTGGCTGCAGCACGATCCTGGGGTCGGTGTCCGTCACGGTGCCGCCTGCGGGGTCGGGGCGGGCCGGAGGACGTCGGCGCCGTCGCCGGTGCGCCCTTCCACCAGCTCGATCGCGGCGCGCATCCGCTCGTCGGACTGTTCTGACACCGATGCCCCCACCTCGTCGTCTCGTCTCACCCGATCGGCCGAGTGCTCGTGACGGCACGACGGTAGCTGCCCCTTCGGGACATCCCCGAGCCGGGACGTATCAGCGATGCCCGCACGGTGCTCTGCCCGGATGACGCTCGCGACGCCGACCCGATCCGCCCACCCTTAGCCCCGAACCGAGGACCAGCCATGACGATGACGTCACCGCACCGATCCGACACCACCACCGACCCGCACATCAGCTCCCCGGGAACGGCACCCGTGCCGATCCCCGGCCGCGATTTGATGCGACCCCACCGTCACATCGACGCCCCCACCACCGTTCTCGCGACCGGCGACACCGGTGACCAGGTCGCCGCCCTGCACGCGTATCTCACGCGGTTCGGCTACTTCCCCAACCCCGGCATCCGCACGGGGAACCTGCTGTTCCGCCCGGTGATGGCGTTCGGCCCCGGCGACTCCACCACCTACGACGACGCGACGGCGACCGCCGTCGGCCAGTTCCAGCAGCAGCACGGCCTGCCGGTCACCGGCGCGGTCGACGAGGCCACCCTGGAGCTCATGGGCCGGCCGCGCTGCGGCTTCCCCGACCAGCCGGTCGTCGGCGGCGACGGGATCGCGCCGTTCGTCGCCCAGGGCAACCGCTGGACCTCCCACCAGGTCTCCTACCACTTCAACGGCTTCTCACCCGATCTGAGCCAGGCCGACCAGCGTGCCGCCCTGCGCGGCGCCTTCGACCGGTGGGCGGCGGTCTGCCCGCTGGACTTCACCGAGAACCCGGTGACCGGCGACATCCGGATCTCCTGGGTCAACGGCGACCACGGCGACGGATCGCCGTTCGACGGTCCCAGCGGTGTGCTCGCGCACTGCTTCTACCCGCCGCCCAACGGAGGCGACATCGCCGGCGACTGCCACTTCGACGACGCCGAGACATGGTCGGTCAGCACCCCGCCCACCGGGATCGACCTGCCCACCGTGGCGTTGCACGAGCTCGGCCACGGTCTCGGCCTCAACCACTCCGCCGACCCGGACGCGGTGATGTACGCCTACTACGGCGGTCCCCGACGCGAACTGAGGGCCGACGACATCGCCGGTATCCGGTCCATCTACGGTGCGCGGCTGCGCTGGGCGTCTCTCGGCGGCATCGTCTCCGACGCCCGGGTGGCCGACAACGCCGACGGGCGCATGGAGGTGTTCGTCCGGGGTGCCGACAACGCGCTCTGGCACATCTGGCAGACCGCCCCCAGCAACGGATGGGGCGGCTGGAGCTCCCTCGGCGGCGTCATCCAGGGTGCGCCGACCGTGGGGCGCAACGCCGACGGTCGGCTGGAGGTCTTCGCGCGCGGCACGGACGGCGCGCTGTGGCACCGCTGGCAGACCGCGCCGAACGGCACCTGGAGCGGCTGGGAATCCCTGGGCGGGGGCATCTTCCAGCCGGTGGTGTCGAGCAACGCCGACGGCCGGTTGGAGGTGTTCGTGAAGGGCCTCGACGGTGCGCTCTGGCACATCTGGCAGGTCCGCCCGAACGGCACCTGGAGCGGCTGGGAGTCTCTCGGCGGCGTTCTCGGCAGCACGGTCGCCGTCGACCGGAACCAGGACGGCCGGCTGGAGGTGTTCGTCCGCGGCACCGACGGCGCGCTGTACCACCAGTGGCAGGTGGCCCCGAACGGCACCTGGAGCGGCTGGGCGTCCCTCGGCGGCGTGATCACCGAGGCGCCCGCGGTCGGCCGTAACGCCGACGGACGGCTCGAGGTCTTCGCCCGCGGCACCGACGGTGCCTTGTGGCACCTCTGGCAGGTCGCCCCGAACGGCACGTGGAGCGGCTGGGCGTCCCTCGGCGGCGGCATCACCCTCCCGGCGGTCCGCGCCAACGCCGACGGACGGCTCGAGGTGTTCGTCCGGGGCGGTGACGGTGCGCTGTGGCACATCTGGCAGCTGGTCCCGAACGGCGGCTGGGGTGGCTGGTCGTCGCTCGGCGGCTTGCAGACCGAGGGACCCACCGTCGGTCGCAACGCCGACGGCCGACTCGAGGCGTTCGTCCGGGGCGGCGACGGCGCGCTCTGGCACACCTGGCAGAGCACACCGAACGGGGTGTGGAACTGATCGACTGTCCGCGGGGGCGGGGCCTGTCCGGGCTCCGCCCCCCGGTGTCGGGTCAGTCGGCCGGGCGGCGGAACACCGCCCGCCAGAACAACCGTCCGGGAGCGCGCTCCGACGGCAGCCGCTCGACCGTGACCGGCTCGAGCAGGTCGGTGAAGGCCGCGACGTCGGTCTCGGTGAGCGGCCACGGCGGACCGGCCGTGAGATCGTCGTCCGGCCGGGCGGCGAACACGGTGAGCACCAGGCGGCCGCCGGGGGCCAGCAGCCCGGCCACCGCCGCCGTGGCCGCGGCGCGGACCTCGCGCGGCAGGGCCTGGACGGTGTAGACGTCCACGACCAGTTCGAAGGCCCGGTGCCAGGATGCGGGCGGCGCGAACAGGTCGGCGTGGCGGTAGTCCACCGCCGAGCGTGGATACCGCCGACGGGCCAGTTCCACGGCCGTGGCCGAGACGTCGAAGGCGACGGTGGGGACACCGAGGGCGGCGACGTGTTCGGCGTCGGCTCCCAGCCCACAGCCCACCACCACGGCCGATGCCGGCCGCCATCCCGGTGGCCGGTCGGCCGTCCATCCGGCCAACAGCGGCTGCGGTTCACGGGAGTCCCACGGCATCGTGGTCTCGCCGTCCCGGGCCCGGCTCCAGAGCCGGTCGAACCAGCCCGTCGGGTCGCCCGCCGCGACCGCCTCGGCCGCGAGCCGGTCCGCCTCGCCGGGCCACGGCCGCGGCGTCGGGCGGGGCGGGATCGGGCCGCCGCTGCCGGAAGCACCCATGACCGTGAGGGTAGACCGCCCTCCGGTGGCGTGATCGTCGACGGCGACGCCGGCCAAGTGCGGGGCGGCCGTCCTCCCGCGCACCGCCCGCCGACCGCCACCGCAGCGCCGCGACGGGACGGGACGGCGGGCACTGCTCCGCCCCGTCGGTCACCCGCGGCGGCGACCACCCGGCAAGCCCGTGGGATCATCGACCCATGTCGGTCACCGCGCGGTATCTCATGATCAACCAGGACGAGCTGACCGCCCTGCTGGACTCCGGCGTCGACCTGCTCGACGACGTCCGCACGCTCGAGCGCGACCCGGCCCACGAGGTGCTCGATCTCGGATCGTTGTGGGACGCCCTGCATTTCGTCATTACGGGGGTGAGTGCGTCGACCCCGTTGGACGACGACCCGATCAGCGACGCCATCGTCGGGGTGCAGTTGTTCTTCGAGGACGACGACGCCGACTTCATCGCCTTCACCCCGGCCCCCGACCTGCCCGCGCTGATCGCCGGTCTGAAGGCCGTGGACGTGCCGGCCCGCGGCCGTGCCTTCACCCCGACGGCGGCCGAACGCGTCGAGGCCTACCCGGACGGGATCTTCGACGGTGACCGGGAGGATCTGGTCAGTCGGCTGTTCACCGCTGTGGAATCCCTGATCGACTTCTACGAGCGGGCCGCCGCGTCGGGTCGGCACGTGATCGTCAGCATCGTCTGATCGGCCCGCCGGGGCACCACCCGCGGATGACCCCAGCCGGACGGCGGGCGCAGCGGCGATCTGCACCCGTCCGGACCTGCCGGGGCCCGGCCGGAGTGCCCTACGGTCCTGCGGATGACCACACCTGACACGGCGGGTGACTTCCCACCCGCGGGAACCGAGACCCAGAACCTGCTGGGCGCGCTCGACCGGAT is drawn from Nakamurella deserti and contains these coding sequences:
- a CDS encoding class I SAM-dependent methyltransferase, with product MGASGSGGPIPPRPTPRPWPGEADRLAAEAVAAGDPTGWFDRLWSRARDGETTMPWDSREPQPLLAGWTADRPPGWRPASAVVVGCGLGADAEHVAALGVPTVAFDVSATAVELARRRYPRSAVDYRHADLFAPPASWHRAFELVVDVYTVQALPREVRAAATAAVAGLLAPGGRLVLTVFAARPDDDLTAGPPWPLTETDVAAFTDLLEPVTVERLPSERAPGRLFWRAVFRRPAD
- a CDS encoding matrixin family metalloprotease: MTMTSPHRSDTTTDPHISSPGTAPVPIPGRDLMRPHRHIDAPTTVLATGDTGDQVAALHAYLTRFGYFPNPGIRTGNLLFRPVMAFGPGDSTTYDDATATAVGQFQQQHGLPVTGAVDEATLELMGRPRCGFPDQPVVGGDGIAPFVAQGNRWTSHQVSYHFNGFSPDLSQADQRAALRGAFDRWAAVCPLDFTENPVTGDIRISWVNGDHGDGSPFDGPSGVLAHCFYPPPNGGDIAGDCHFDDAETWSVSTPPTGIDLPTVALHELGHGLGLNHSADPDAVMYAYYGGPRRELRADDIAGIRSIYGARLRWASLGGIVSDARVADNADGRMEVFVRGADNALWHIWQTAPSNGWGGWSSLGGVIQGAPTVGRNADGRLEVFARGTDGALWHRWQTAPNGTWSGWESLGGGIFQPVVSSNADGRLEVFVKGLDGALWHIWQVRPNGTWSGWESLGGVLGSTVAVDRNQDGRLEVFVRGTDGALYHQWQVAPNGTWSGWASLGGVITEAPAVGRNADGRLEVFARGTDGALWHLWQVAPNGTWSGWASLGGGITLPAVRANADGRLEVFVRGGDGALWHIWQLVPNGGWGGWSSLGGLQTEGPTVGRNADGRLEAFVRGGDGALWHTWQSTPNGVWN
- a CDS encoding YfbM family protein, which codes for MSVTARYLMINQDELTALLDSGVDLLDDVRTLERDPAHEVLDLGSLWDALHFVITGVSASTPLDDDPISDAIVGVQLFFEDDDADFIAFTPAPDLPALIAGLKAVDVPARGRAFTPTAAERVEAYPDGIFDGDREDLVSRLFTAVESLIDFYERAAASGRHVIVSIV